A window of bacterium genomic DNA:
ACTTATTGTACATTGTAGTCAACACGCGAAGGTTCGTGCGGTCGCCCTTTTCCTTATTGCTCGATATGCCCGCCTCAACCAGTTTACTTCGTGCCAACCGGATCATGCACTTTGGAATCATCGAGGTCAACTTCAGATATGGGTTTCGTTTGCTGATTGGTTGTCGATTGGCTAAGTGAACATGCTTCTCCGCTGTCTCAAGCATTCCCCAATAGGCGAACCAGTAAGAGCAGAGATATAGCTGAACCGCGCAGTAAAATGAATTTGGATCCTCAGCGGCATAGGAAGCAACTTCTGCGAAGTCTAAGTATGCGAACTCTCTGTTACCGCTCCTCGCGTAAAATTCACCGCGCAAATAGATTGAAGTATTCTCTTCCGACTGATTGTTTGTTTGGCGAAAGTAGTCGATTGTTCGATTGATCTGTTTGAACGCGGTCTCTTTTTCATTCCACGCGTAGTTGATTTCTGCCAAAGCTCGTATTGCATGAATCTCCAATGAAGGAACTTGCGCTGTTAAGGCAATGTCGATCGCCTCCGATGTCATAGCTGCGGCGGCATCCAAATCGCCACGGAGATAAGAGATCGACGCTAAATTACTTAGCGAAGAAACGATAAGTCGATTATTTCCTAACTGGCGAAACAGTTCGCAAGCCTTTTGGTTATCGTTCCAGGAGTCATCGAACCGAAGAGTTCGAATATGGATGAGTCCGCGTCGGAACAATGCGAACGCATGTCGATAGTCGTTTCCTGTCGCAACTGCGCGGTCGATCGTTTCCGTTATCATCTGAAGCGCCTGCCGATGGTTGCACAGCGAAATATGAATCCGCGCTAAATCGATTCGGATGTTTTCAGCCGACTCCTCGTTCCCCACCTCGACCGTCAGTTGTAGAGCGGACTCCATTTTCGATAACGCTTTCTGATATTTCTTAAGATCGCTGTAAATATTACTGATGTTCCAAAGAATCATCGCTGTTGATGCTTTATTGCCAACAATGCGGCTCATTGCGAGGGCTTTTTTCGCAGTTTCGAGGGATTTCTGAAAGGGGCCCGTGACGTGAAGAATATATGATTCACCGGTTAAACAGGAAACGACTTTATCGAGTCGCTTGTTGCGATGATATAGGATTCGCGCCGCTCGAAAGGACGCGAGAGCTTGATCGTGGCGATTCAACTTAACTTGACAAACGCCGGTTTTATACTGAGCGTCGGCGATCTTGACACGATCGGAAAGGGTATTGGCATGTTCGATGGCGGCGTGGTAGCTTTGGAGAGCGTCGTTGAACCAACCTGCTTTGCTTCGTTCGTCTCCCTTTTGCATTTCGGTATGAAATGCCTCCTCAACTGCCGCATTTTGTTGTTGCTCTAATAGTCTTTTTGATTTCACTGCTGGAATATATCCTTC
This region includes:
- a CDS encoding tetratricopeptide repeat protein encodes the protein MKSKRLLEQQQNAAVEEAFHTEMQKGDERSKAGWFNDALQSYHAAIEHANTLSDRVKIADAQYKTGVCQVKLNRHDQALASFRAARILYHRNKRLDKVVSCLTGESYILHVTGPFQKSLETAKKALAMSRIVGNKASTAMILWNISNIYSDLKKYQKALSKMESALQLTVEVGNEESAENIRIDLARIHISLCNHRQALQMITETIDRAVATGNDYRHAFALFRRGLIHIRTLRFDDSWNDNQKACELFRQLGNNRLIVSSLSNLASISYLRGDLDAAAAMTSEAIDIALTAQVPSLEIHAIRALAEINYAWNEKETAFKQINRTIDYFRQTNNQSEENTSIYLRGEFYARSGNREFAYLDFAEVASYAAEDPNSFYCAVQLYLCSYWFAYWGMLETAEKHVHLANRQPISKRNPYLKLTSMIPKCMIRLARSKLVEAGISSNKEKGDRTNLRVLTTMYNKLCAELDALQIAPSCNIGFYRTHLNKQLKCTISQQ